The Blastomonas fulva genome contains a region encoding:
- a CDS encoding serine hydrolase — protein MFARTLSLFLATAALAACVSTPRQVAQPRPAPAPARVQPVPPPLAPRATNVVPQGLRDELAQLWRSFPGKTGIAVRRIDGDWVVGHRGGELFPQQSVSKLWVTMAVLEKVDRGELSLDTEVTITPEDLTLFHQPLAARVAREGTVRETVRTLINEALTASDNSANDALLRTAGGPGVVNDFLRRKGLSSIRFGPGERLLQSGIAGVEWRQSLSAGRAFQAARERVPLDRRRSLLSAYVADPIDGASPEGIVNALARLARGELLSQNSTRLMLDTLGRTRSGPNRLKAGVPAGWQFLHKTGTGQDLPPVSTGYNDVGIMTAPDGTRYAVAVMLGETTAGIPARMQLMQAVSRAVGRWHQR, from the coding sequence ATGTTCGCCCGCACGCTGTCCCTGTTCCTCGCTACAGCCGCGCTTGCTGCCTGCGTCTCCACGCCACGGCAGGTCGCGCAGCCGCGTCCGGCGCCTGCGCCCGCGCGCGTCCAGCCGGTGCCGCCGCCGCTTGCGCCGCGCGCGACGAACGTCGTACCGCAGGGCTTGCGCGACGAGCTGGCGCAGTTGTGGCGCAGCTTCCCGGGCAAGACAGGGATTGCGGTGCGGCGGATCGATGGCGACTGGGTGGTCGGCCACCGCGGCGGCGAGCTGTTTCCACAGCAGAGCGTCTCGAAGCTGTGGGTGACCATGGCGGTGCTCGAAAAGGTCGATCGCGGCGAGCTTTCGCTCGATACCGAGGTGACGATCACCCCGGAAGACCTCACCCTGTTCCACCAGCCGCTGGCGGCCCGCGTGGCGCGCGAAGGCACCGTGCGCGAGACCGTGCGCACGCTGATCAACGAAGCGCTGACCGCGAGCGATAACAGCGCGAACGATGCGCTGCTGCGCACCGCGGGCGGGCCCGGCGTGGTCAACGATTTCCTGCGCCGCAAGGGCCTGTCGAGCATCCGCTTCGGCCCCGGCGAGCGACTGCTGCAGAGCGGGATCGCGGGCGTCGAATGGCGGCAGAGCCTTTCGGCCGGACGCGCCTTCCAGGCCGCGCGCGAACGCGTGCCGCTCGACCGGCGCCGCAGCCTGTTATCCGCCTATGTCGCCGATCCGATCGATGGCGCGAGCCCGGAAGGCATCGTCAATGCGCTGGCCCGGCTGGCGCGTGGCGAATTGCTCTCGCAGAACTCGACCCGTCTGATGCTCGACACGCTTGGCCGCACCCGCAGCGGGCCCAATCGGCTGAAAGCGGGCGTTCCTGCGGGCTGGCAGTTCCTGCACAAGACCGGGACGGGGCAGGATCTGCCGCCGGTTTCCACCGGATACAACGACGTCGGCATCATGACCGCGCCCGACGGAACCCGCTATGCCGTAGCGGTCATGCTGGGGGAAACCACTGCAGGCATCCCTGCGCGGATGCAGCTCATGCAGGCGGTGAGCCGCGCAGTGGGGCGCTGGCACCAACGCTGA
- the nadB gene encoding L-aspartate oxidase — MQHDVLIIGSGAAGLTAALSLARHCRVLVLAKGDISGGSTAWAQGGIAAVLEEGDSFDNHIDDTMVAGAGLNSRETVEFVVENAPAAIQHLVDLGVPFNRNGGGGDHADDLHLTREGGHSHRRIVHVDDATGWAVQQALERAALANPNITLMPDMVAIDLIADRHCASPTGDKRIWGCYALNRATGHVEALTARATLLASGGAGRTYLFSTAPRGATGDGIAMAWRAGARVSNMEFMQFHPTCLYNLEVKNFLITEAVRGEGGHLLIPETGYRFMGDFDPRLELAPRDVVARAIDHEIKRLGLDYVHLDISHQPADFVKGHFPTIYDKLLGLGIDITRDPIPVVPAQHYTCGGVLIDLQGRTDLPGLYAAGEVSQSGLHGANRLASNSLLECFVFGDAAATDIIEHWDELGPPPAILPWDESRVTDSDEEVVVQYNWREIRRFMWDYVGIVRTTKRLERARHRIELLRSEVEEYYGNFRVTPDLVELRNLIEVADLIVRCALERKESRGLHFNSDFPDTLPVAVDTVLVP, encoded by the coding sequence ATGCAACATGACGTCCTGATCATCGGCTCGGGCGCGGCGGGACTGACCGCTGCCTTGAGCCTCGCGCGGCATTGCCGGGTGCTGGTGCTGGCCAAGGGCGACATTTCGGGTGGATCGACCGCCTGGGCGCAGGGCGGCATCGCCGCGGTGCTCGAAGAGGGCGATTCGTTCGACAACCATATCGACGACACGATGGTCGCAGGCGCAGGGCTCAACAGCCGCGAGACGGTCGAATTCGTGGTCGAGAATGCACCTGCCGCTATCCAGCACCTCGTCGACCTGGGCGTGCCGTTCAACCGCAACGGCGGCGGCGGCGACCATGCCGATGACCTGCATCTCACCCGCGAGGGCGGGCACAGCCATCGGCGGATCGTGCATGTCGATGACGCCACCGGCTGGGCGGTGCAGCAGGCGCTCGAACGCGCGGCACTGGCCAACCCCAACATCACGCTGATGCCCGACATGGTCGCGATCGACCTGATCGCCGACCGGCACTGCGCCAGCCCCACCGGCGACAAGCGCATCTGGGGCTGTTATGCGCTCAACCGCGCGACCGGCCATGTCGAGGCGCTGACCGCGCGCGCCACCTTGCTGGCGAGCGGCGGAGCAGGGCGGACGTACCTGTTTTCGACCGCCCCCAGGGGCGCCACCGGCGATGGCATCGCCATGGCCTGGCGCGCAGGCGCGCGCGTCTCCAACATGGAATTCATGCAGTTCCACCCGACCTGCCTGTACAATCTGGAGGTCAAGAACTTCCTGATCACCGAGGCGGTGCGCGGAGAGGGTGGGCATCTGCTGATCCCAGAGACTGGCTATCGCTTCATGGGCGATTTCGACCCCAGGCTGGAGCTTGCCCCGCGCGATGTCGTCGCGCGCGCGATAGACCACGAGATCAAGCGGCTGGGGCTCGACTACGTCCATCTCGATATCAGCCACCAGCCTGCCGACTTTGTGAAGGGGCATTTCCCGACGATCTACGACAAGCTGCTGGGCCTTGGCATCGACATCACCCGCGATCCGATCCCGGTGGTGCCTGCGCAGCATTACACCTGTGGAGGAGTGCTGATCGACCTTCAGGGCCGCACCGATCTGCCCGGGCTGTATGCGGCCGGAGAGGTCAGCCAGTCGGGGCTGCACGGCGCCAACCGGCTTGCATCCAACAGCCTGCTCGAATGCTTCGTCTTCGGCGATGCTGCCGCCACCGACATCATCGAGCACTGGGACGAGCTGGGCCCGCCGCCTGCGATCCTTCCCTGGGATGAAAGCCGGGTGACCGATTCGGACGAGGAGGTCGTCGTCCAGTACAACTGGCGCGAGATCCGCCGCTTCATGTGGGACTATGTCGGCATCGTGCGCACCACCAAAAGGCTGGAACGCGCGCGCCACCGCATCGAGCTGCTGCGCAGCGAGGTCGAGGAATATTACGGCAACTTCCGTGTCACCCCCGACCTGGTCGAGTTGCGCAACCTGATCGAGGTCGCCGACCTGATCGTCCGCTGCGCGCTCGAGCGCAAGGAAAGCCGGGGGCTCCACTTCAACAGCGATTTTCCGGACACGCTGCCGGTGGCGGTGGACACGGTGCTGGTGCCCTGA
- a CDS encoding ABC transporter ATP-binding protein — protein sequence MTQAAISIDNLRKIYKGAGKAPDKLALDGVSFDVPRGQIFGLLGPNGAGKSTLINILSGMVRKTSGSASIWGFDIDANPRNAKASIGIVPQEIVFDPFFTPAEALELQAGLFGVPKAHRRTAELLRAVRLEDKADAYARTLSGGMKRRLLVAKAMVHSPPILVLDEPTAGVDIDLRQQLWDYVRELNRAGVTIVLTTHYLEEAEELCDRIAIINHGRLIANKPTAEMVGMARDKLIVLTLDQDIAALPADPAFDKVSKLTDRMVEIGYSKDRLNAGQVMSRVREAGYGIVDVSTREPDLEDVFLNLTKAVA from the coding sequence GTGACCCAGGCTGCCATCTCGATCGACAATCTGCGCAAGATCTACAAAGGCGCAGGCAAGGCCCCCGACAAGCTGGCGCTGGACGGTGTGAGCTTCGATGTCCCGCGCGGCCAGATCTTCGGCCTGCTGGGCCCCAACGGCGCGGGCAAGTCCACCCTCATCAACATCCTGTCGGGCATGGTCCGCAAGACCTCGGGCTCTGCCAGCATCTGGGGCTTCGACATCGACGCCAATCCGCGCAACGCCAAGGCGTCGATCGGTATCGTGCCGCAGGAAATCGTGTTCGATCCGTTCTTCACGCCTGCCGAAGCGCTCGAGCTTCAAGCCGGGCTGTTCGGCGTGCCCAAGGCGCACCGGCGTACGGCAGAGCTGCTGCGCGCGGTGCGGCTCGAGGACAAGGCCGATGCCTATGCCCGCACGCTGTCCGGCGGCATGAAGCGGCGGCTGCTGGTGGCCAAGGCGATGGTGCATTCCCCGCCGATCCTGGTGCTCGACGAACCCACCGCGGGCGTCGACATCGATCTGCGCCAGCAACTGTGGGACTATGTGCGCGAATTGAACCGCGCAGGCGTCACCATCGTGCTCACCACGCATTACCTCGAAGAGGCCGAGGAGCTGTGCGACCGGATCGCGATCATCAACCACGGCAGGCTGATCGCCAACAAACCCACCGCCGAAATGGTCGGCATGGCGCGCGACAAGCTCATCGTGCTGACGCTTGACCAGGATATCGCCGCGCTTCCCGCAGACCCGGCGTTCGACAAGGTCAGCAAGCTCACCGACCGGATGGTCGAGATCGGCTACAGCAAGGACAGGCTCAACGCGGGGCAGGTGATGAGCCGGGTGCGCGAGGCAGGCTATGGCATCGTCGACGTCTCGACCCGCGAGCCCGATCTCGAGGACGTGTTCCTCAACCTCACCAAGGCGGTGGCGTGA
- a CDS encoding CarD family transcriptional regulator, producing the protein MAAKALSFDVGDYVVYPKHGVGRVVELQKEEIAGMQLELYVLRFEKERMTLRVPVNKVESIGMRKLSSDKTLREAMETLKSKPKVKRTMWSRRAQEYEAKINSGDLVSIAEVTRDLFRPDDQPEQSYSERQIFEAASSRLARELAAMEKTDEPAALKKILEILNEAAPQYYEVAE; encoded by the coding sequence ATGGCCGCCAAAGCGCTGTCTTTTGATGTAGGCGATTATGTGGTGTATCCCAAGCACGGTGTCGGCCGTGTTGTGGAGCTTCAGAAGGAAGAAATTGCCGGCATGCAGCTCGAGCTGTACGTGCTGCGCTTCGAAAAGGAACGCATGACCCTTCGCGTTCCGGTCAACAAGGTTGAAAGCATCGGCATGCGCAAGCTGTCGTCTGACAAGACGCTGCGCGAGGCGATGGAAACGCTGAAAAGCAAGCCCAAGGTCAAGCGCACCATGTGGTCGCGCCGTGCCCAGGAATATGAAGCGAAGATCAATTCGGGCGACCTCGTGTCGATTGCCGAAGTGACCCGCGACCTGTTCCGCCCGGACGACCAGCCCGAGCAGAGCTATTCCGAGCGCCAGATCTTCGAAGCGGCCTCTAGCCGCCTCGCGCGTGAACTGGCCGCGATGGAAAAGACCGACGAGCCTGCCGCTCTGAAGAAGATCCTCGAGATCCTCAACGAGGCAGCGCCGCAATATTACGAAGTCGCCGAATAA
- the fdxA gene encoding ferredoxin FdxA: protein MTYVVTDACIKCKYMDCVEVCPVDCFYEGENMLVINPSECIDCGVCEPECPAEAILPDTEDGLEKWLELNTKFSAEWPNITVKRESPADADEYKGKDGKYEAFFSPEPGEGD, encoded by the coding sequence ATGACCTATGTAGTCACCGACGCCTGCATCAAGTGCAAATACATGGACTGCGTGGAAGTATGCCCCGTGGACTGCTTCTATGAAGGCGAGAACATGCTGGTGATCAACCCCAGCGAGTGCATCGACTGCGGCGTGTGCGAACCCGAATGCCCGGCCGAAGCGATCCTTCCCGATACCGAGGACGGCCTGGAAAAGTGGCTCGAGCTCAACACCAAGTTCAGTGCCGAATGGCCCAACATCACCGTCAAGCGGGAATCGCCCGCTGACGCCGATGAGTACAAGGGCAAGGACGGCAAGTACGAGGCTTTCTTCTCGCCCGAACCCGGCGAGGGCGACTGA
- a CDS encoding RNA-binding S4 domain-containing protein, whose translation MAETGGSGSGAGGHMRMDVLLWYLRLVRSRSQGKSLAEQGVIRANGTRVVKAHHAVRCGDILTVPQGSRVLVLQIDHLPWRRGPAEEAMACYREPEDRRAAG comes from the coding sequence TTGGCTGAAACGGGTGGATCGGGCTCGGGTGCGGGCGGGCATATGCGGATGGATGTGCTATTGTGGTATCTGCGGCTGGTGCGCAGCCGGTCGCAGGGCAAGTCGCTGGCCGAACAGGGCGTGATCCGGGCCAACGGCACCCGGGTGGTCAAGGCGCATCACGCGGTGCGCTGCGGCGACATCCTTACCGTCCCCCAGGGTTCGCGCGTGCTGGTGCTGCAGATCGACCATCTGCCCTGGCGTCGTGGCCCTGCCGAAGAGGCGATGGCCTGCTATCGCGAGCCCGAGGACCGGCGCGCCGCCGGATAA
- a CDS encoding helicase-related protein produces MTRFSSRSAQGSVTAVLGPTNTGKTHLAIERMSAHSSGLIGFPLRLLAREVYDRVVAIKGPKEVALVTGEERIVPPGARWFLSTAESMPLQDGRDFAFVAIDEAQLGAHPERGHVFTDRILNARGRDETMILGSEALAPMVRTLVPDAEIITRPRFSTLSYAGIKKLSRLPPRSAIVAFSAEEVYAVAEMLRRFRGGAAVVMGALSPATRNAQVAMYQAGEVDYLVATDAIGMGLNMDVEHVAFASLYKYDGARRRRLTLPEMAQIAGRAGRHQRDGTFGSVAGRADAQFSDEEIERIEQHQFPPLKSLFWRDSAPRFDSLGHLIADLERLPSSPVLKPAPEAIDLAVLRRLADDPNVGASVRGTAAVRRFWSVCSLPDFQHRGAEHHASFVAQLWQHLGQGKGHIPADFIARRIADLDQVQGDVEKLGARIAAIRTWAYVAQRRDWLADPAEMAGRTRAVEERLSDALHKALAQRFVDRRTAVLLRGLGGDASLLPVTLEEGDAICVDGEPIGKLNGFAFVVDAQARLADRKLLLAAADRHLPGLLARRARELIGDVPGSLAIAADDKARPALLWRGQRIGQIVRGASLAQPKFQPDRALEALPRADHEALLAHVAAWLEAQLGTPLAPVRALARAAEDKRCSGPLRALLVQLVDAGGAMPRVQADGLISALDPAARQVLQRLGVRLGSLDVFCAAMIRPDCQRQLGLVRAVQAGEPLPPPGDAQVAALRTVVPAGSLPAGGHPAYRLVGDQALRVDMAEKLIRAAHDRRGQAASFVIDPALAISMGLTAANTERLMRAAGFRRDGAAAGGADAAALWRWRGLGRKKAVEAAPPPRPDGHFAALAQWKVAIG; encoded by the coding sequence ATGACCCGATTTTCGTCCCGATCTGCGCAGGGCTCCGTGACTGCCGTGCTGGGACCGACCAATACCGGCAAGACCCATCTTGCCATCGAGCGGATGAGCGCGCACTCCAGCGGCCTGATCGGCTTTCCGCTCCGCCTGCTGGCGCGCGAGGTCTATGACCGGGTGGTCGCGATCAAGGGGCCCAAGGAGGTCGCATTGGTCACCGGGGAAGAGCGCATCGTCCCGCCGGGCGCGCGCTGGTTCCTCTCCACCGCCGAAAGCATGCCGCTGCAGGACGGGCGCGATTTCGCCTTCGTCGCGATCGACGAGGCACAGCTTGGCGCACATCCCGAGCGCGGGCACGTCTTCACCGACCGTATCCTCAACGCGCGTGGCCGCGACGAGACGATGATCCTGGGGTCCGAAGCGCTGGCTCCCATGGTGCGCACGCTGGTGCCCGATGCCGAGATCATCACCCGCCCGCGCTTTTCGACGTTGAGTTATGCCGGGATCAAGAAGCTCTCGCGGCTGCCGCCGCGCAGCGCGATCGTCGCGTTCTCCGCCGAGGAGGTCTATGCGGTTGCCGAGATGCTGCGCCGTTTCCGCGGCGGCGCTGCGGTGGTGATGGGCGCCTTGAGCCCCGCGACGCGCAACGCGCAGGTGGCGATGTATCAGGCCGGCGAGGTCGATTATCTCGTCGCCACTGATGCGATCGGCATGGGGCTCAACATGGATGTCGAGCATGTCGCGTTCGCCTCGTTGTACAAATATGACGGCGCGCGGCGGCGGCGGCTGACTCTGCCCGAAATGGCGCAGATCGCCGGGCGCGCCGGGCGGCATCAGCGCGACGGCACCTTCGGATCGGTCGCGGGCCGCGCCGATGCGCAGTTCAGCGACGAAGAGATCGAGCGGATCGAGCAGCACCAGTTCCCGCCGCTCAAATCTTTGTTCTGGCGCGATTCTGCGCCGCGCTTTGACAGCCTGGGGCACCTGATCGCCGATCTGGAACGCTTGCCCTCCAGCCCGGTGCTCAAACCCGCGCCCGAGGCGATCGATCTTGCGGTGCTGCGGCGGCTTGCCGATGATCCCAATGTCGGCGCCAGCGTGCGCGGGACAGCCGCGGTGCGGCGCTTTTGGTCGGTGTGCAGCCTGCCCGATTTCCAGCATCGCGGGGCGGAGCATCACGCCAGTTTCGTCGCCCAGCTCTGGCAGCATCTGGGGCAGGGAAAAGGGCATATCCCGGCGGACTTCATCGCCCGGCGTATCGCCGATCTCGATCAGGTGCAGGGCGATGTCGAGAAATTGGGCGCGCGCATCGCGGCGATCCGCACCTGGGCCTATGTCGCGCAGCGCCGCGACTGGCTTGCCGATCCGGCGGAAATGGCAGGCCGCACCCGTGCGGTAGAGGAGCGCCTGTCCGATGCGCTGCACAAGGCGCTGGCGCAAAGGTTCGTCGACCGGCGCACCGCCGTGCTGTTGCGTGGCCTTGGCGGCGATGCCTCGCTGCTGCCGGTGACGCTGGAAGAGGGGGATGCGATCTGCGTCGATGGCGAGCCGATCGGCAAGTTGAACGGCTTTGCCTTTGTCGTCGACGCACAGGCGCGGCTGGCGGACCGCAAGCTGCTGCTCGCCGCAGCGGACCGGCATCTGCCGGGGCTGCTGGCCAGGCGCGCGCGCGAGCTGATCGGCGATGTGCCCGGCAGCCTTGCCATCGCAGCCGATGACAAGGCGCGCCCCGCATTGCTGTGGCGCGGGCAGCGGATCGGGCAGATCGTGCGCGGTGCCTCGCTCGCCCAGCCGAAGTTCCAGCCCGACCGTGCGCTCGAGGCGCTGCCGCGTGCCGATCACGAGGCGCTGCTGGCACACGTCGCGGCCTGGCTCGAGGCGCAACTGGGAACGCCGCTGGCGCCAGTGCGCGCGCTGGCCCGCGCGGCCGAGGACAAGCGCTGCTCCGGGCCGCTGCGCGCGCTGCTGGTGCAGCTGGTCGATGCAGGCGGCGCGATGCCGCGAGTGCAGGCCGATGGGCTGATCAGCGCGCTGGATCCTGCCGCGCGGCAGGTGCTGCAGCGGCTGGGGGTGCGGCTGGGCAGCCTCGACGTGTTCTGCGCCGCGATGATCCGACCCGATTGCCAGCGGCAGCTTGGCCTGGTGCGCGCGGTGCAGGCGGGCGAACCCCTGCCGCCGCCGGGAGATGCGCAGGTCGCCGCGCTGCGCACGGTGGTCCCGGCAGGCTCGCTGCCGGCTGGCGGTCACCCGGCCTATCGGCTGGTGGGCGATCAGGCGCTGCGCGTCGACATGGCCGAAAAGCTGATCCGCGCCGCGCACGACCGGCGCGGCCAGGCGGCGAGCTTTGTCATCGATCCTGCGCTGGCGATCTCGATGGGGCTGACCGCCGCCAACACCGAGCGGCTGATGCGCGCGGCAGGCTTTCGCCGCGATGGCGCGGCGGCGGGCGGAGCCGATGCTGCGGCGCTGTGGCGCTGGCGCGGTCTGGGGCGGAAAAAGGCGGTCGAGGCGGCACCCCCGCCCAGGCCCGACGGACATTTTGCGGCACTGGCACAATGGAAGGTGGCGATTGGCTGA
- a CDS encoding M23 family metallopeptidase — MFQQREQLLGAGAATARLSMADALPAPAMGVPGLGLGSIRERWSRLATFIHETNWTPDLGQNIGSLEWFRGLATLCLLCTGAYAVWPGIHPLGAAAMAPAPVALEELRSQMIMPMAFGSDTGRAMAATDAVVALRQAPERPTIELAAVIGRGDSFMRVMQRAGVGSGDAQSVANLVSSVVPLEDIRDGTRIDITLGRRFARNQPRPVETIAFRARFDMNVEIVRAGSELDLVRKPILVDATPLRIRGTVGSSLYRSARAAGAPPGAIQAYLRTLGTQLSIGNDIRATDEFDIIVDYKRAATGEVEMGDLLYAGLERSGKPRAQMLRWKAGNGMQWFEASGVGEERGEFARPVNGAITSGYGYRRHPILGFRRMHSGIDFRARSGTPIYATADGVVNYAGRKGGYGNFVRIAHGGNIASGYGHMSRIAVSSGTRVRRGQVIGYVGSTGLSTGPHLHYELYRGGRAVDPGSVRFTTRAQLSGSELANFRARLKQLQAVAPGAALQSLAPPPTAQTAEPKREIERIAGTTIA; from the coding sequence TTGTTTCAGCAACGCGAACAGCTTTTGGGGGCAGGGGCCGCCACCGCCAGACTGTCGATGGCCGATGCGCTTCCGGCGCCGGCCATGGGCGTGCCCGGGCTTGGCCTCGGCTCGATCCGTGAGCGCTGGTCGCGGCTTGCAACCTTCATCCACGAGACCAACTGGACCCCGGATCTGGGCCAGAACATCGGCAGCCTTGAATGGTTTCGCGGGCTCGCGACGCTCTGCCTGCTGTGCACCGGCGCCTATGCGGTGTGGCCGGGCATCCATCCGCTGGGCGCGGCGGCGATGGCCCCGGCCCCTGTTGCGCTGGAAGAATTGCGCAGCCAGATGATCATGCCGATGGCATTCGGCAGCGATACCGGACGCGCGATGGCGGCAACCGATGCGGTGGTCGCTTTGCGCCAGGCACCCGAGCGCCCGACGATCGAACTTGCCGCCGTCATCGGCCGCGGCGACAGCTTCATGCGCGTGATGCAGCGCGCAGGTGTGGGCAGCGGCGATGCGCAATCGGTCGCCAATCTCGTCTCCTCGGTGGTTCCGCTCGAGGACATTCGCGACGGCACCCGCATCGACATCACCTTGGGCCGCCGTTTTGCACGCAACCAGCCGCGCCCGGTCGAGACCATCGCATTCCGCGCGCGCTTCGACATGAACGTCGAGATCGTGCGGGCAGGATCCGAGCTCGATCTGGTGCGCAAGCCCATTCTGGTCGACGCCACCCCCTTGCGCATTCGCGGCACGGTGGGCTCAAGCCTCTATCGTTCGGCGCGCGCGGCAGGCGCGCCTCCGGGCGCGATCCAGGCCTATCTGCGCACGCTGGGCACCCAGCTTTCGATCGGCAACGATATCCGCGCGACCGACGAGTTCGACATCATCGTCGATTACAAGCGCGCTGCAACCGGCGAGGTCGAGATGGGCGACCTGCTCTATGCGGGTCTCGAACGCAGCGGCAAGCCGCGCGCGCAGATGCTGCGCTGGAAGGCCGGCAACGGCATGCAGTGGTTCGAGGCTTCGGGCGTGGGCGAGGAACGCGGCGAATTCGCCCGGCCGGTCAACGGCGCGATCACATCGGGCTATGGCTATCGCCGCCACCCGATCCTGGGTTTCCGCCGGATGCACAGCGGCATCGATTTTCGCGCCCGCAGCGGCACGCCGATCTATGCCACCGCCGACGGCGTGGTGAACTATGCCGGACGCAAGGGCGGGTACGGCAACTTCGTGCGCATCGCCCATGGCGGCAACATCGCCAGCGGCTATGGCCATATGAGCCGGATCGCGGTGAGCAGCGGCACCCGCGTGCGCCGCGGCCAGGTGATCGGCTATGTCGGATCGACCGGCCTTTCGACCGGCCCGCACCTGCACTACGAACTCTATCGCGGCGGCCGCGCGGTCGATCCCGGATCGGTCCGCTTTACCACCCGCGCGCAGCTTTCGGGCAGCGAACTGGCGAACTTCCGCGCGAGGCTGAAGCAATTGCAGGCCGTGGCACCTGGCGCCGCGCTGCAATCGCTGGCCCCGCCGCCCACCGCCCAGACCGCCGAGCCCAAGCGCGAGATCGAACGGATCGCAGGCACGACGATCGCGTAA
- a CDS encoding Rrf2 family transcriptional regulator: protein MRNDGRLSRMLHVLIHLARHDGPMTSETIARMLDTNPVLIRRTMSGLREAGYVRSEKGHGGGWAIATDLNAVTLLDVHRAVGGPRLFAIGVENANPGCQVASVVNEALDSALQEAEQLLIARLRSISLAELARTFDARCGDLVPR, encoded by the coding sequence ATGCGGAACGATGGTCGCCTCTCCCGGATGTTGCATGTGCTGATCCATCTGGCGCGGCACGATGGTCCGATGACGTCAGAGACAATCGCGCGGATGCTCGATACCAACCCGGTGCTGATCCGGCGCACGATGTCGGGCCTGCGCGAAGCGGGCTATGTCAGATCGGAAAAGGGACATGGCGGCGGCTGGGCGATCGCCACTGATCTGAACGCGGTGACGCTGCTGGACGTCCACCGCGCGGTCGGCGGACCTCGGCTGTTCGCCATCGGGGTCGAGAACGCCAATCCCGGCTGTCAGGTCGCGAGCGTCGTCAACGAGGCGCTGGACAGTGCGCTGCAGGAGGCAGAACAGCTGCTGATCGCGCGGCTCAGGTCCATCAGCCTGGCCGAGCTTGCCCGGACGTTCGACGCGCGTTGCGGCGATCTTGTCCCGCGCTAG
- a CDS encoding class I SAM-dependent methyltransferase — MQAFNRIDHWDSAAERYERTAHPYTASYVEAGLAQVPLTPRSRVLDVAAGTGALAFAAARSGAQVLATDFSPGMVARIAARAVPNVEAQVMDGQALDLPDASFDAVFSFFGVFMFPDWRKGLAEMARVTRPGGHGVVAVWQDRGAGAFMLLGQLIRRLFPETPLAPMPESMTILNTAEGFAAELIGAGYRDPRIEFVTRDFGLDMTAMDELDAAFDPSPDWANLDRAQKDMIISELRRMAGDRAVLPIPSTALIGVARR; from the coding sequence ATGCAGGCCTTCAACAGGATCGATCACTGGGACAGCGCGGCGGAACGCTATGAACGCACGGCGCATCCCTATACCGCCAGCTATGTCGAGGCCGGGTTAGCGCAGGTGCCGCTGACCCCCAGGTCGCGCGTTCTGGATGTCGCGGCCGGCACCGGCGCGCTGGCGTTCGCCGCCGCAAGAAGCGGTGCCCAGGTGCTTGCCACCGACTTTTCCCCCGGCATGGTCGCCCGGATTGCGGCCAGGGCGGTGCCAAACGTCGAGGCGCAAGTGATGGATGGCCAGGCACTCGATCTGCCCGACGCCAGCTTCGACGCGGTCTTCTCGTTCTTCGGCGTGTTCATGTTCCCGGACTGGCGCAAGGGATTGGCCGAGATGGCGCGGGTCACCCGGCCCGGCGGACACGGCGTCGTGGCGGTCTGGCAGGACCGTGGCGCCGGTGCCTTCATGCTGCTCGGCCAGCTTATCCGGCGCCTGTTTCCCGAAACACCGCTGGCTCCGATGCCCGAGTCGATGACGATCCTCAACACCGCCGAAGGGTTTGCCGCCGAACTGATCGGTGCAGGCTATCGCGATCCGCGGATCGAATTTGTGACCCGCGATTTCGGTCTCGACATGACGGCGATGGATGAACTCGATGCCGCGTTCGACCCATCGCCCGACTGGGCGAATCTGGATCGAGCGCAAAAGGACATGATCATCTCGGAACTGCGCCGTATGGCAGGCGACCGGGCGGTGCTTCCAATACCCTCGACCGCGCTGATCGGCGTGGCGCGGCGGTGA